The proteins below come from a single Chitinophaga pinensis DSM 2588 genomic window:
- a CDS encoding DUF4342 domain-containing protein, which translates to MTTKESFSLNGEQLLKKVKELIAEGNVRKITITDKAGKELMTFPLTIGVVGLLVAPVLAAVGALAALVGECTITVEREETPKEE; encoded by the coding sequence ATGACAACCAAAGAATCTTTCTCACTCAACGGAGAACAACTGCTCAAAAAAGTAAAGGAACTCATTGCGGAAGGCAATGTCAGAAAAATCACCATCACTGATAAAGCAGGCAAAGAATTAATGACATTCCCGCTCACCATCGGCGTAGTAGGTCTGCTCGTAGCGCCTGTACTGGCAGCAGTAGGCGCACTGGCAGCGCTCGTCGGAGAATGTACCATCACAGTAGAAAGAGAAGAAACTCCCAAAGAGGAATAA
- a CDS encoding MBL fold metallo-hydrolase, with protein MKFRILAFCLAAFIGNANAQLSTPDTIRTGKGPLVIQPVEHASVVFTVAGNVIYADPAGKKELFKGLAAPDFILITDIHGDHFDSSAIATLKAAKTKLIVPQAVADKLPASYKPSVIVLKNFGVTTQNGITINAIPMYNLPETPDSKHPKGRGNGYILTAGGTRIYLSGDTQGIPEMRSLRNISVAFVCMNLPYTMDVPEAADAVLAFKPKIVYPYHYRGQKGLSDVNAFKEKVNAGSKAIEVRLRDWYPKQ; from the coding sequence ATGAAATTCAGAATATTGGCTTTCTGCCTTGCTGCATTTATAGGAAATGCAAACGCGCAACTCAGTACACCAGATACGATCAGGACAGGGAAAGGACCATTGGTGATTCAACCTGTTGAACATGCGAGCGTTGTATTTACGGTAGCCGGCAACGTTATCTATGCTGATCCGGCGGGTAAAAAAGAACTGTTTAAGGGACTGGCGGCGCCTGACTTCATCCTGATCACGGATATACATGGCGATCACTTTGATTCATCGGCTATTGCGACATTGAAGGCAGCTAAAACAAAGCTGATTGTGCCGCAGGCGGTAGCTGATAAACTGCCTGCTTCTTATAAACCTTCAGTGATTGTGTTAAAGAACTTCGGCGTTACAACACAGAATGGTATTACGATCAATGCGATCCCGATGTATAATCTTCCTGAAACACCTGATTCCAAACATCCGAAGGGAAGAGGAAATGGTTATATACTGACTGCAGGAGGTACGCGTATCTATCTTTCCGGTGATACCCAGGGCATACCGGAAATGCGTTCATTAAGAAACATCAGTGTAGCGTTTGTGTGTATGAACCTGCCTTACACGATGGATGTACCGGAAGCTGCAGATGCTGTGCTGGCGTTTAAACCCAAGATTGTATATCCGTATCATTACCGTGGTCAGAAAGGACTGAGTGATGTTAATGCATTTAAAGAGAAGGTGAATGCGGGATCTAAGGCAATAGAAGTACGTCTGCGTGACTGGTACCCGAAACAGTAA
- a CDS encoding T9SS type A sorting domain-containing protein: protein MVTAMLIYDMNGKQVATIFREHLAAGSYNRSFSAAHLPGGVYIMKLIHNNEHVTKKVIMK from the coding sequence ATGGTGACAGCTATGCTGATCTATGACATGAATGGAAAACAGGTGGCCACTATATTCAGGGAACATCTCGCTGCCGGCAGCTACAACAGATCGTTCTCTGCCGCGCACCTGCCAGGTGGAGTCTATATTATGAAACTAATACACAACAATGAGCATGTGACGAAGAAAGTGATCATGAAATAA
- a CDS encoding Gfo/Idh/MocA family protein produces the protein MKNTRRHFLHKITASAIALTVIPRLGMAGIPDLTEKPYDGPVLRVAIMGLGGYGTRVAEAMQSCKKAKLVGVISGTPSKIKTWQEKYGIPEKNCYNYENFDKIKDNPDIDAVYVITPNALHHDQVIRVANAGKHAICEKPMALNAKEGQEMVDACKKNNVKLLVGYRMHFEPHTLEVIRMRKAGEFGKILFFQGLCGFKSGDPNQWRLNKKLAGGGSMMDIGIYALNGARYMIGEEPVWVTAQETKTDPQKFKEGVDETIQFQLGFPSGAVASCLSTYSMNNLDRFFLNGDKGFAEMLPSTGYGPIKGRTHKGELDQPVVVHQTVQMEEMSDIILHGKQPVVDVSGEEGVRDLKIIDAIYLAVKTGKKVDLK, from the coding sequence ATGAAAAACACAAGAAGACACTTTTTGCACAAAATTACTGCTTCCGCTATTGCATTGACCGTTATACCCCGCCTGGGAATGGCAGGCATACCAGATCTGACAGAAAAGCCATATGACGGCCCTGTATTGCGGGTGGCTATTATGGGACTGGGTGGTTATGGCACCCGTGTGGCAGAGGCCATGCAATCCTGTAAAAAGGCTAAACTGGTAGGTGTTATCAGTGGAACGCCTTCCAAGATCAAAACCTGGCAGGAGAAGTATGGTATCCCTGAGAAGAACTGTTATAACTACGAGAACTTCGACAAGATCAAGGATAATCCGGATATCGATGCGGTGTATGTGATCACACCCAATGCGCTGCACCACGACCAGGTGATCAGGGTGGCGAATGCGGGCAAACATGCGATCTGTGAAAAGCCAATGGCCCTGAACGCCAAAGAAGGGCAGGAAATGGTGGATGCCTGTAAGAAGAATAATGTGAAATTGCTGGTAGGGTATCGTATGCACTTTGAACCGCATACACTGGAAGTGATCCGGATGCGGAAAGCAGGGGAGTTCGGGAAGATACTCTTCTTTCAGGGATTGTGTGGTTTCAAGTCGGGTGATCCTAATCAGTGGCGTCTGAACAAAAAATTAGCAGGTGGTGGTTCGATGATGGATATTGGTATCTATGCGTTGAATGGAGCCCGTTATATGATTGGAGAGGAACCGGTGTGGGTGACGGCACAGGAGACGAAAACCGATCCGCAGAAATTCAAAGAGGGAGTGGACGAAACCATTCAGTTCCAGCTGGGTTTTCCCAGTGGGGCAGTGGCGTCCTGTTTGTCCACCTACAGTATGAACAACCTGGACAGGTTCTTCCTGAACGGAGATAAGGGGTTTGCGGAAATGCTGCCTTCTACGGGGTATGGTCCTATTAAAGGGCGTACGCATAAAGGGGAGCTGGATCAACCTGTGGTCGTGCATCAGACAGTGCAGATGGAAGAGATGTCGGATATTATTCTGCATGGTAAGCAGCCGGTAGTGGATGTGAGCGGGGAGGAAGGGGTGCGTGATCTGAAGATCATAGATGCGATCTATCTGGCGGTGAAAACCGGAAAGAAAGTAGACCTGAAATAG
- a CDS encoding ATP-binding cassette domain-containing protein, whose protein sequence is MPPENVLLLAENISAGYEKLKILDDVSFTVGSGQLLALIGRNGAGKSTLFNVIAGITDKWEGRVVINQLDITNRTSHFIYQHGISYMPQGGRIFNQLTVLENLLFNVKGNTIRKQNIVAVIEKVIAQHAPVLWEHFRNRILPRMNRNAGCLSGGERQAVSLIRTIINDSPVYFFDEPTSGLSLPVMTELQKLLHEKSKAGCAIVFIEQKINWSLSMCNKVMVMQRGRLVYTGEPDYLLNNETVLSGLLGAVPENQPNNKILHI, encoded by the coding sequence ATGCCTCCTGAGAATGTCTTATTACTTGCAGAAAATATCTCCGCAGGATATGAAAAATTAAAGATCCTGGATGATGTCTCTTTTACAGTTGGCAGCGGACAACTGCTGGCATTGATAGGAAGAAACGGAGCAGGTAAATCGACCTTGTTCAATGTCATTGCCGGCATCACCGATAAATGGGAAGGCCGCGTTGTCATAAATCAGCTGGACATCACCAACAGAACTTCTCATTTTATCTACCAGCATGGTATTTCTTATATGCCGCAGGGAGGCAGGATCTTCAACCAGCTGACAGTGCTGGAAAATCTTCTTTTCAATGTAAAAGGAAATACCATCAGGAAGCAAAATATAGTAGCAGTCATAGAAAAGGTGATCGCCCAACATGCACCCGTCTTATGGGAACATTTCAGGAACAGGATATTACCCAGGATGAACAGGAACGCCGGTTGCCTCAGTGGTGGTGAACGCCAGGCAGTATCATTGATCCGGACAATCATCAACGACAGCCCCGTTTATTTCTTTGATGAACCCACCAGCGGACTCTCACTACCTGTAATGACAGAACTGCAAAAACTATTGCATGAAAAATCGAAAGCAGGATGCGCCATCGTGTTTATCGAACAAAAGATTAACTGGTCTCTGAGCATGTGTAATAAGGTAATGGTAATGCAAAGAGGCCGGCTCGTATACACAGGCGAACCTGATTACCTCCTCAACAACGAAACAGTATTATCCGGCCTGCTGGGCGCAGTTCCGGAGAATCAACCTAACAACAAAATCCTCCATATATGA
- a CDS encoding ABC transporter substrate-binding protein: MNKNLTRKEFITQSSTLTGGLLLSTILGTTFRSCIGGQENGPIIVGHQADLTGGISSWGYWIHKAAVAAVDEINKVGGINDRQLKLVVEDTETNPTVGQRKFRKLVNDHRADFVIGSVHSGVMMATVPLAKELKTLYMPIAMACEATSEKGNRYIYRMESEVCTQAQASTEWMVKQLAKKWTIVVADYSWGWSHEEMFSHDIAKKGGEVLAKIRVPVGTKDFSPHLSKIPKDTEGIYFIFFGADSTGFIQQLYEHGYRKQKFTMICTLEAIDVASLGAAVEGMYLVEYFPRQLQYADNAFNKKLRSLVNVDNEGYEIGNRQRVLAGSHYWASFQHINLVAEIMKKIEYKNKKEDTNRLIEALEDTTSIKQSYAYPQGDMILRPQDHQGFHKHWMSKVVNGKLEVQFAIEPSQVLYNTTVDFTKETF; encoded by the coding sequence ATGAACAAAAACTTAACCCGGAAAGAATTTATTACCCAGTCCTCCACACTGACGGGTGGACTTCTTCTGAGCACCATTTTGGGGACAACGTTCAGAAGCTGTATTGGTGGACAGGAAAATGGTCCCATCATAGTCGGCCACCAGGCAGATCTTACCGGCGGTATTTCTTCCTGGGGCTACTGGATCCATAAGGCTGCGGTTGCAGCAGTTGACGAAATCAATAAGGTAGGAGGCATCAATGACAGACAACTTAAATTAGTGGTAGAAGACACGGAAACCAACCCGACGGTAGGGCAAAGGAAATTCAGAAAATTGGTCAATGACCATCGCGCGGACTTTGTCATAGGATCAGTCCATTCAGGTGTGATGATGGCCACCGTTCCGCTCGCCAAAGAATTGAAGACACTATATATGCCCATTGCCATGGCATGTGAGGCAACATCAGAAAAAGGTAACCGGTACATATACCGGATGGAAAGTGAAGTATGCACCCAGGCGCAGGCCAGCACTGAATGGATGGTGAAACAACTGGCAAAAAAATGGACAATTGTTGTTGCCGACTATTCATGGGGATGGTCACACGAAGAAATGTTCTCCCATGACATTGCCAAAAAGGGTGGAGAGGTACTGGCAAAAATCCGTGTACCTGTAGGCACAAAAGACTTTTCACCACACTTGAGTAAAATACCCAAAGACACAGAAGGCATCTATTTCATTTTCTTCGGAGCAGACAGCACCGGCTTTATTCAGCAACTGTATGAACATGGATACCGCAAACAGAAATTCACAATGATATGTACGCTGGAAGCGATTGATGTAGCCTCTCTCGGTGCAGCAGTAGAAGGAATGTATCTCGTCGAATATTTCCCCAGACAATTACAATACGCAGATAATGCATTTAATAAAAAACTCAGATCCCTGGTGAATGTAGACAACGAAGGATATGAGATCGGCAACCGTCAACGGGTACTGGCTGGCTCCCACTACTGGGCATCTTTCCAGCATATCAACCTGGTGGCAGAAATAATGAAGAAAATTGAATATAAGAACAAAAAAGAGGATACGAACAGACTCATTGAAGCACTGGAAGACACCACTTCCATTAAACAATCTTACGCCTATCCACAAGGCGATATGATATTAAGACCACAGGATCATCAGGGCTTCCATAAACACTGGATGTCAAAAGTGGTGAATGGAAAATTAGAAGTGCAGTTTGCAATTGAGCCATCGCAGGTGCTGTATAATACTACAGTAGATTTTACAAAAGAAACTTTTTAA
- a CDS encoding cupin domain-containing protein gives MENTFQKLSIQTGVLYTNADRTPNYSIIGVSGNKISLPPGVAYFGIVYQGHITVTDKFGTCTLSAGMSFVVSEGEVDASRLPDGQGIIIRMENYKGLRQFCGPIEDEGRLKYLDNCYDTIIVSPAKSGDPCLNHLHIPKQVKQTPHTHPSDRVGIVIKGQAECILKNETTMLQPGHLWVIPPDCLHSFNTYNEAIDLITWHPDSDFGPTDDNHPMINRTVPVNK, from the coding sequence ATGGAAAACACGTTTCAGAAACTATCAATACAAACGGGAGTATTATACACTAATGCCGATAGAACCCCCAATTATTCCATTATCGGGGTCAGCGGCAATAAAATCTCCTTGCCGCCCGGTGTTGCTTATTTCGGAATCGTTTATCAGGGACATATCACAGTGACTGATAAATTCGGTACCTGTACACTCAGCGCCGGAATGAGCTTTGTCGTATCAGAAGGAGAAGTGGATGCGTCCAGACTACCCGACGGACAAGGCATCATTATCCGGATGGAAAACTACAAAGGACTCAGGCAATTTTGCGGCCCTATCGAAGATGAGGGCCGCTTAAAATATCTCGACAATTGTTATGATACCATCATCGTATCGCCCGCAAAATCAGGCGATCCCTGTCTGAATCACTTACATATTCCCAAACAGGTAAAACAAACACCGCATACACATCCTTCAGACCGTGTCGGCATTGTCATTAAAGGACAAGCCGAATGCATACTGAAGAATGAAACAACAATGTTACAGCCCGGACACCTGTGGGTAATTCCGCCCGATTGCCTGCATTCATTCAATACATACAATGAAGCCATAGACCTTATCACCTGGCATCCGGATAGCGATTTTGGCCCTACAGACGATAATCATCCGATGATTAACCGGACAGTACCTGTTAACAAATAA